A stretch of DNA from bacterium:
CGAGAAAGAACCTTCCATCGGCGGACACATGGCGCAACTCTCGGAAACATTCCCGACCTTGGACTGTTCGCAGTGCATCCTTACTCCACGAACGGTCGAGACCGGCAGGCATCCGAAAATCAAGCTGATGACCTATTCGGAGATTGACAGTGTCTCCGGCTACGTCGGCAACTTCAAGGTAAAGGTCAGGCAGAAGGCGCGGTATGTCGATTTCAAGACCTGCACCGGTTGCGGGGTATGCCTCGAGAAGTGCCCGGGCAGGACCGAGGGACGATTTGAGCGCGGATTGACTAAGGGCAAGGCGATCTACCGGCTGCTGCCGCAGGCAGTGCCGAACAAGCCGGTCATTGACGCTGAGGCGTGCATCTACCTGACCAAGGGCAAGTGCGGCAACTGCGCGAAGGTCTGCCCGACCGGCGCCATCCATTACGATGACACCGACAAGTTTGTCGAGGAAGAGGTTGGCGCTATCGTGCTCGCGACCGGGTACGAGTTGTTCGACGCGACCAAGCTCGGGCAATATGGTGTCGGGCTGGTGCCGGACGTAATTGACGGCCTCGCTTTCGAGCGTCTGCTCTCTGCTTCCGGACCGACGTCGGGCGAGGTGAAGCGGCCCTCGGACGGCAAGACGCCGAAGAAGATCGTATTCGTGCAGTGTGCCGGGTCGCGCGACTCGACCGTCGGGATGCCCTACTGCTCGAAGATATGCTGCATGTACACTGCCAAGCAGGCCATACTCTACCGGCATCGCGTGCACGATGGACAGGCGACAATCTGCTACATCGACGTGCGGACACCGGGTAAGGGATTCGAGGAGTTCTACAAGCGCGCGACCGACGATGGCATCCAGTACTTGCGCGGCAAGGTTTCCAAGATATTCCGACAGGGCGACAAGGTGATGGTCTGGGCGTCGGATACGCTGGCGGGCCGCAAGGTCGAACTCGAGGCCGATATGGTCGTGCTCGCCACCGCAGTCATAGCCAATCCCGACGGAGTCGGCCTTGCACGCAAGCTGAAGACCCAGATTGATACGCATGGCTTCATGACTGAGGCGCATCCAAAGCTGCGACCGGTCGAGACTCTGACCGCAGGGTTCTTCCTGGCCGGTTGCGGCCAGGGGCCGAAGGATATTCCCGAGACTGTGGCGCAGGCATCGGCAGCGGCGGCCAAGTTACTGGCGATGTTCGGGAATACGCGCCTGACCCATTCGCCAACCACAGCTCAGGTTGACGAGGAAATCTGCGTGGGCTGCGGCTATTGCGAGCGGACCTGCGCGTACGACGCGGTGAAGGTCGACCCGGTAAAGCGGAAGGCGGTTGTGAACGCTGCCCTTTGCGAGGGCTGCGGCGCATGCGCGGTCGCCTGTCCCTCAGGCGCGATGACCCACAAGAATGCTACCAAAAAGGCTATCTTTGAAATGGCGGATAGCTTCTAGGACAGAATGACCAAGGACCAAGTGCCAATGACCAACGCGGGCGACAACGGAAGCGGACCGGTCGGTGCCGTTCTCGTGGTCGGTTCAGGCATCGGTGGCATTCAGGCGGCGCTGGAGTTGGGTGAGGCGGGATTCAAGGTCTACCTGCTCGATGAAGGACCGGCCATCGGCGGCGTGATGGCGATGCTCGATAAGACCTTCCCAACCAACGATTGCTCGATGTGTATCCTTTCGCCGAAGTTGGTCGGCACCGGGCGGCATCAGAACATCGAGCTCGTGAACTACAGCGAGTTGCTGAGCCTGGAAGGGGAGCCGGGGCGGTTCAAGGCGAAGATACGCCGGAAGCCACGGTTCGTCCTTCTCGACAAGTGCACGGGCTGCATGGACTGCACGAAGGTCTGCCCGGTCGCGGTCCCGGACGAGTACAACCAGAAGCTCGCCATGCGCCGCGCGACCTACAAGCTCTACCCGCAGGCGATTCCCAACGCGGTGGCAATCGAGAAGAACGAAGGCAAGGCCCCGTGTCGGCTGGCGTGTCCTTCAGGCGTGAATGCGCAGGGCTACGTCGCGCTCATCTCGCAGAAGAAGTACAAAGAAGCTTACGAACTGGTGCGTGAGCGACTGCCGTTCCCAGGCGTCTGCGGTCGTGTCTGCCACCATCCGTGCGAGCAGGAATGCAACCGCAAGGAGTACGAATCGCCGGTCTCAATCAGGGCACTGAAGCGGTTCGCCGCCAACCAGGTGTACGCCGGCAAAGTCGAGTACCCGGTCATCAAGACGCCGGCGGCTGAGCGCGAAGAGAAGGTTGCAGTGGTTGGCGCGGGGCCGGCAGGCTTGACCTGCGCATTAGACCTCCGCGCCAAGGGCTACAAAGTGACTGTGTTCGACTCTGCGGACAAGCCGGGCGGGATGATGCGCTGGGGCATTCCGGCATACCGACTGCCGCGCGAGATTCTGGACCGAGAGATCAAGGACATTACCGACACCGGCGTCGAGCTGAAGCTTTCGAGTCCGGTCAACGGAACGGCTGGCGTTCAGAGCTTGCTCGGGCAGGGATTCTCCGCAGCGTTCGTCGCCCTCGGCTGCGGTAAGAGCCGGACCTTGAAGATTGACGGGATGGCACTCAACGGCGTGCTTCACGGGATTGAGTTCCTGCGCGACGTCAACGCCGGGAAGAAGCCGGCAGTCGGCAAACGAGTCGTAGTCATCGGCGGCGGAAACGTCGCGGTGGACGTGGCGCTGTGCGCCAAGCGGCTCGGGGCCGAGGATGTGACGATGGTCTGCCTCGAGTGCCGCGAAGAGATGCCGGCTCATGCATGGGAAATCCAGGATGCGCTGACCGAAGGCGTCAAACTGAACCCGTCGTGGGGGCCGCAGGCGATTGCCGGTGAGAATGGCAAGGTGACGGGGCTACGGACAATCGAGTGCACGCGGGTCTTCGACGACGCGCACCGGTTCAACCCGCAGTTCGGCTGCGTCGAGGGTTTTGAGCCCGCAGATACTGTGATTCTCGCCATCGGTCAGGCGGTCGACGCCGATGGGTTTGACGGGTTTGAGCGCGGTCCCGGCGGGACATTCAAGGTCAACAAGCTCACGTTCGAGACCAGCATGCCAGGAGTGTTCGCCGGCGGCGACATGGTCTCAGGGCCAGCGTCGGTGATCGAGGCCGTGAATGCCGGGCACGAGGCTGCCATTTCCATCGACCGGTTCATCAAACGGCAAGACCTGGCCGCGGGGCGCGAGAAGCCCAAAGAACAGGCGGCGAAGGCCGAGGAGTCGGCTGCGGCACGGGCAAAGATTGAGCGGCGCGAACGGACTGCGGAATCTTCTCTGACGGCCGCGGACCGCACTGGCTTCCGCGAAGTCGCCCTCGGCTTCACCGAGGAGCAGGCGGTTGCAGAGGCGCAGCGTTGCCTGAACTGCGGCATCTGCTCCGAGTGTATGCAGTGCGTCACCGCGTGCGAGGCGAAGGCGATTGACCATACCCAGACCGCAATAGAGGAAGAACTTGAAGTCGGCGCGGTCGTGCTGTCGGCAGGGTTCAAGGAGTACAAGCCAACTGGCGAGTATGGCTACGGGTATGGCCGGTACCCGAACGTGGTGACGAGCCTCGAGTTCGAGCGTATCCTGTCCGCCTCCGGGCCATACGAAGGCCACGTGAAGCGGCCCAGCGACCTGAAGCAGCCGAAGAAGGTCGCGTGGATTCAGTGCGTGGGCTCGCGCAATGCCGAGCACTACTACTGCTCGTCGGTCTGCTGCATGTACGCGACCAAGGAAGCGGTGATCGCGCGCGAGCACTGCGGCGGCAACCTCGACTGCCATGTCTACTACATGGACATGCGCTGCTTCGGCAAGGACTTTGAGAAGTATTACGACCGGGCCAAGGACGAGTACGGCGTGCAGTTCCGGCGCTGCAAGGTGAGTGCGGTTCAGCGAAAGGGATCAAGGGACCAAGGGATCGAGGGATCGAGTGACGGCACCGCCGAGGACCTGCTGATATCGTATGAGGATGAAGCGGGGACGCTGCGCGAGGAGGAGTATGACATGGTCGTGGTCTCCACCGCGCTTGCGGCCAACCCGCGCGTAGCCGAGATGGCCAAGCGTATCGGCGTTGCCGTTGACGAGCAAGGGTTTGTGAAGACCGACCGGTTCGAGCCGGTGCTGACCGAACGCCCCGGCGTCTACGCCTGCGGTGCGCTGGTCGAGCCCAAGGACATTCCCGAGACTGTGACCGAGGCCACGGGTGCGGCCGGCGCGGTCGCAGCCCTGCTCGCGCCGGCCCGCAACACCATGGTTCTGCCCAAGGTCTACCCGCCGTTCCGTGACGTGTCGGGCGAGGAACCGCGCATCGGGGTCTTCATCTGTAATTGTGGTATCAATATCGGCGGCGTGGTGAAGGTGCCGAGCGTGGTCGAGTATGCACGGACATTGCCGAACGTCGTGCTGGTCGACGACAACCTCTTCACCTGCTCGCAGGATACCCAGCAGAAGATCCGAAAAGCCATCGACGAGAACAAGCTGAATCGGGTCATCGTCGCGTCCTGCACGCCGCGGACGCACGAGCCGCTTTTCCAGGAGACACTGGCTGAGGCCGGGTTGAACCCGTACCTGTTCACGATGGCCAACATCCGTGACCAGTGCTCATGGGTTCACATGCAGGAGCCAAACGAGGCGACCGAGAAATCGAAGGAACTAGTCCGGATGGCGGTGGCCAACTCGCGCCTGCTGCGACCGCTCTCGACCTCACCGCAGGCGATTGTTCAGAAGGCGCTTGTCATCGGCGGTGGTCTGGCCGGGATGACTTCGGCAATCGCGGTCGCCGACCAGGGGTTTGACACCTACTTGGTCGAGAAGAGCGACCGGCTGGGTGGTAACCTGCTGCGTCTGAAGTACACCGAGACGGGAGAGGACCTCGCCGGTTACGTCGCACGGATTGAGCAGAGGCTCCGAGCGCATCCCAAGATTCAAGTGTTCACGGGCTCAGAGCTCACCGCCGTGACCGGCTACGTCGGGAACTACAAGACCACGGTCCAGAGGAAAGGACAAAGGACAAAGGACGAAGGACAAAGATCGGACGGGACCGAGGTCATCGAGCATGGTGTCTTCATCGTCGCCACCGGCGCGGAGGAATACCACCCGACCGAATTCCTCTATGGCAAGGACCCTCGGGTACTCACGCAGACTGAACTCGAGCAGGTTCTCTCCGGTTCTCCTTCACTTGATTCCTCGAATCCTCGATCCCTTGATCCCTCTTCTCTCAAGCACGTCGTCATGGTCCAATGCGTCGGGTCGCGGGAGAAAGCACATCCGTGGTGCTCGCGCATCTGCTGTACTGAGGCGGTGAAGAATGCGCTCAAGCTCAAGAGCATCAACCCGAAGGCAAACGTCTACGTCCTGTACCGGGACATGCGCACCTACGGGTTCAAGGAGAAGCTGTACCGCGACGCGCGTGAAGCGGGCGTGATGTTCGTCCGGTTCGACCCGGAAACGAAGCCGGAAGTGACGAGTGCCGATGGCAAGTTGCACGTGTCAGTCTATGACCCAGTATTGCAGCGCCGGCTGGGCATCAACGCTGACATGGTCGTTCTCTCTGCCGGTGTGGTGCCGTCGAAGTCGAACCACGAGATCGGGCAATTGCTCAAGGTCCCGCTCAATGAGGACGGCTTCTTCCTCGAGGCGCACATGAAGCTCCGGCCGGTGGATTTCACGACCCGCGGTGTGTTTATGGCGGGAATGGCGCACAGCCCGCGCCGGATTCCGGAGACCGTGGCGCAGGCGTACGCGGCCGCTGCGCGCGCCTGCTCGATCATATCGCACAAAGAGCTCATGACCGAGGCGGTCGTGGCCGAGGTCAATCCGCGCTGGTGCACGGGCTGCGGTATGTGTGAGGAGATCTGCCAGTACGAAGCGGCGCGACTGAACCCGGTGA
This window harbors:
- a CDS encoding CoB--CoM heterodisulfide reductase iron-sulfur subunit A family protein; translation: MSEPRTGNPQSTIENRQSKIPRVGVFVCHCGINIAGVVKIPELLERAGIMPGVVVTKDYKYCCSDPGQQMIRDSIKNDKLDRVIVACCSPTLHETTFRNACGEAGLNPYLCEIANIREQCAWVTEDKDAATTKACGIVRTALTKVVEDQPLDAITVPINKRALVIGAGIAGIQSALDIANAGYEVVLVEKEPSIGGHMAQLSETFPTLDCSQCILTPRTVETGRHPKIKLMTYSEIDSVSGYVGNFKVKVRQKARYVDFKTCTGCGVCLEKCPGRTEGRFERGLTKGKAIYRLLPQAVPNKPVIDAEACIYLTKGKCGNCAKVCPTGAIHYDDTDKFVEEEVGAIVLATGYELFDATKLGQYGVGLVPDVIDGLAFERLLSASGPTSGEVKRPSDGKTPKKIVFVQCAGSRDSTVGMPYCSKICCMYTAKQAILYRHRVHDGQATICYIDVRTPGKGFEEFYKRATDDGIQYLRGKVSKIFRQGDKVMVWASDTLAGRKVELEADMVVLATAVIANPDGVGLARKLKTQIDTHGFMTEAHPKLRPVETLTAGFFLAGCGQGPKDIPETVAQASAAAAKLLAMFGNTRLTHSPTTAQVDEEICVGCGYCERTCAYDAVKVDPVKRKAVVNAALCEGCGACAVACPSGAMTHKNATKKAIFEMADSF
- a CDS encoding FAD-dependent oxidoreductase → MTKDQVPMTNAGDNGSGPVGAVLVVGSGIGGIQAALELGEAGFKVYLLDEGPAIGGVMAMLDKTFPTNDCSMCILSPKLVGTGRHQNIELVNYSELLSLEGEPGRFKAKIRRKPRFVLLDKCTGCMDCTKVCPVAVPDEYNQKLAMRRATYKLYPQAIPNAVAIEKNEGKAPCRLACPSGVNAQGYVALISQKKYKEAYELVRERLPFPGVCGRVCHHPCEQECNRKEYESPVSIRALKRFAANQVYAGKVEYPVIKTPAAEREEKVAVVGAGPAGLTCALDLRAKGYKVTVFDSADKPGGMMRWGIPAYRLPREILDREIKDITDTGVELKLSSPVNGTAGVQSLLGQGFSAAFVALGCGKSRTLKIDGMALNGVLHGIEFLRDVNAGKKPAVGKRVVVIGGGNVAVDVALCAKRLGAEDVTMVCLECREEMPAHAWEIQDALTEGVKLNPSWGPQAIAGENGKVTGLRTIECTRVFDDAHRFNPQFGCVEGFEPADTVILAIGQAVDADGFDGFERGPGGTFKVNKLTFETSMPGVFAGGDMVSGPASVIEAVNAGHEAAISIDRFIKRQDLAAGREKPKEQAAKAEESAAARAKIERRERTAESSLTAADRTGFREVALGFTEEQAVAEAQRCLNCGICSECMQCVTACEAKAIDHTQTAIEEELEVGAVVLSAGFKEYKPTGEYGYGYGRYPNVVTSLEFERILSASGPYEGHVKRPSDLKQPKKVAWIQCVGSRNAEHYYCSSVCCMYATKEAVIAREHCGGNLDCHVYYMDMRCFGKDFEKYYDRAKDEYGVQFRRCKVSAVQRKGSRDQGIEGSSDGTAEDLLISYEDEAGTLREEEYDMVVVSTALAANPRVAEMAKRIGVAVDEQGFVKTDRFEPVLTERPGVYACGALVEPKDIPETVTEATGAAGAVAALLAPARNTMVLPKVYPPFRDVSGEEPRIGVFICNCGINIGGVVKVPSVVEYARTLPNVVLVDDNLFTCSQDTQQKIRKAIDENKLNRVIVASCTPRTHEPLFQETLAEAGLNPYLFTMANIRDQCSWVHMQEPNEATEKSKELVRMAVANSRLLRPLSTSPQAIVQKALVIGGGLAGMTSAIAVADQGFDTYLVEKSDRLGGNLLRLKYTETGEDLAGYVARIEQRLRAHPKIQVFTGSELTAVTGYVGNYKTTVQRKGQRTKDEGQRSDGTEVIEHGVFIVATGAEEYHPTEFLYGKDPRVLTQTELEQVLSGSPSLDSSNPRSLDPSSLKHVVMVQCVGSREKAHPWCSRICCTEAVKNALKLKSINPKANVYVLYRDMRTYGFKEKLYRDAREAGVMFVRFDPETKPEVTSADGKLHVSVYDPVLQRRLGINADMVVLSAGVVPSKSNHEIGQLLKVPLNEDGFFLEAHMKLRPVDFTTRGVFMAGMAHSPRRIPETVAQAYAAAARACSIISHKELMTEAVVAEVNPRWCTGCGMCEEICQYEAARLNPVTGKSEVTAVLCQGCGACAAACPSEAIKLKGFEAKNVISMVDAAL